In Janthinobacterium agaricidamnosum NBRC 102515 = DSM 9628, the DNA window CCCACGCCAGGGCGCCGGACCGGTTCGAGCAGAACCACCAGTTCGTTCGCGGCGCCGGCGGCCAGGGCCGCGACGTCGACTTGTCGGCCCTGTTCCGCGCGCTGGTGACCGGGCAGGAGGCGCCGCGGGGTGAATTGCGCCAGCGCTTGCTGACCGTGCTGCTGCAGGTACACTTGCCGGGCAGCGTGACGCCGCTGACCGGCTACGGCCTGCATGCGAGCTATCCTTCGCCGCGTGGCTACTATCCGATGCAGTTCCTGCTCGAGGAGCGGGCGCGGGAAGCGCTGTGGCATGTGGACATGGATGCGCTCAGCATGCGTCATCTCGGCGCCGCGCCGGCCGGCATCGGCGACGACGCGCCGTATGCCTTGTGTATTAAAACCGATTTCGACATCTACGCGCCGCTCTACAATTTGTTCCGCAAGTCGCTGTTTGCACTTGAATGCGGACATTTCTTGTCCGAATTCCTGCTGCTGGCGGGGCAACTGGGCATCGGCGTCGCTCCGCAGGTGGCCGCCGGCGCGATCAAGCTGCTGCTGCGCGAGGATGGCTCCACCGAGCCCGTGTCCGACCCGCTGGCGGCGCACCGCCACTTCGCGCGCGAGCGCAACAGCGGCCGCTTTTTCCGCGGCTTCTTTCCCGCGCCATCGACATTCTGCCAGCAGCATCTGGCACAGCTCACGGCCGCCATCGGTGACGCGGTGCGCGAGGCCGTGCGCCTCTTCCCCGGTGCGCAGCGGCTGAAGCTGACCGCCAAGCTGTGCCTGCGCGCCAGCCCGGGGGTAGCCGCAGGCATCTATCGGGTCGACCCGGACGGCCTGGCCTGCCTGACGCCGGACGATCCGATCGACCACTGCGAACGTCTGTATAACTATCCCTCATTCAACTTCCGCTTCGTCCCCGCGATGGTGTTCTGGTGTATCGATGAACTCGCCTATGCATGTGCCGACGACGCTTTCCTGGAAATGAACCTGGTGCTCGGCTTTCTTAACCAGCAGTTGATCCGCGTGATCCTGGACGGCGAAATGCTGGGCCGCCCCTTCCGCAGCTACGACCAGCTCGGCATCGACCGCTTGCTGCGCAACGCCGACGATGGGGTGCGCACCTACTATGGCTTGATGGTGGTGCGCAACCGCTGCGGCGACGCGCTCGGTGTGCTGCGATGAGTACATCCTCGACGCTGGTGCCGTACGTGGTGGTGCGCGCCAATAATCTGCCGCTCGACAGCCTGTCCGCGCTGATGGGGGCGCAGCAATCGGAACAGCGGCTGGCCGCGCTGCACACGGCCAGGGAGCGGCTCGACGCCATGCGCGGGCAGGTGTGCGCGCTGCTGTTCGAGCTGGCGTCCACCGGCTGCGCCGAGTATCGCCTGATGATCGCTGCCAAGCGCGCCATCTTCAGCCGCGCCGCCATCGCGTCGGTGCTGGCGCGCTTCGGCAAGTTACTGGCAAGCCATGACGCGCTGCTGCCCTGGCTGCGCCAGGCACAGGCGGTGCAGCAGCAGGAAGCGGCGCTGCTGGCGCTGTTCGATCGCGCCACGGAGGATGCGCGCGCCGCCGCGCGCGTCCTGGTGCGCCAGCCCAGCTTCCTGCAAGGACTGGCGATGACGCGCGGCCAGGTCTATCGCGCCGCGCTGGCCTACGCCGGCAGCGTCAGCGTGCAGGGCAAGAAAGCGCTGAACGACGAGGAAACGCTGTTTCGCTACCTGACCCGCGGCATTGCCAAGGTCAGTCCATTCTCGTCGTTCACCTCGGTGGGCTTCGCGCCCTTGCAGGCAGGTGCCGAGGAACGCGCCACGCTGCTTCGCTCGCGCCGCAGCGAGGATCGTTTCAGCCTGGATCGGGCGACCTTGATGAAGCTGTTCGAGCGGTTTCTGCTGCGCCATTACGCGCACTGGCGTTTCCGCCTGACAGAAAACTGCCGCGAGGTCGATGGCGAACAGCACTATTACCTGTTCGGTGATCGTGCCGATGTCTATCCTTACCGTACCTCGTTCAGCAAGACGCGCTTTCCGAACGTGGCCTTGTTCGCCGCCGAGGACGGCCAACCGGGCTGGCTGTCCTGGAATACCATTGCGCAGCGGCTGCCGGCGGGCGCCGATCCCGCCGCGGTGCTGCAAAAATGGCTGATGGCGGGGGTGTTGAACTTTCAGCCCCGCCTCGACGAGGAAAGTGCCCACCTGCTGCAGGACTTTCTGGCCATCGCCCGCAGCGTCGCCGCAACTGATGCGTCGGCGGCGCCGGTGGCAGAGGTACTGGCGGAGATGGACACGGCATACAGACAATTTCCAGGCGCCGATCCGGCCACGCTGTTCGAGCGGGTCGACGCCTTGCACGGCGGGCTGCAAACCCTGTCCGCGCTGCTCGGCTGGCCGCTGGTCAAAACCGGCGGCCTGGTATATCACGACAGCTACCTGCCCGAGCTGGCCCCGCTGTCGGAGGCGATGGTGGGCAATTACGGCGCGCAGATCCGCGAATTCGTCGCGCACTACCTCGGCTACAACTTCAACAGCGGCTATTCGGATGCGATGCTGGCCACGCTGCGCGCGGCGCTGGCCGGCGGCCGCACGATGAAGGTGTTCGACTTCTATGAACTGGTACAGCAGACCGTGGCGCGCCATGCTGCCGACCGGGTGCAACCCGAGAGCAAGACGCTGCGCCTGATCGGCTTGTACGAGCAGATCTGGGCGCGCCGCGGCGCCGCCGAGATCGTGCTCGACGCCGTGCCCGCCGCGCCGGCGCGCGGCATCTCCTTCGCCGCTTACGGCCACCTGATGGACGGCTGCTTTGTGCTCAATAATATCGATAGCGGCTACTTGCGCTGTTATTCGCGTTTCTTCACCTTCGGCGCGTCCGGCGACGTGCTGGAGCAGTGCCGCGCCGCCTATGGCGCCGAGCTCGAGGAGGCCTACGATATTTATGACACCTTCGGCTTCAACACCGCCTTCCGGCCGCGCATCTGCGGCCGCCGCATCTGGCTCGATGGCGCGCCGGACAGCGGCGGCGCCGATGTCCGGCTCTCCGAGCTAAGTGTGCACTGGCCCGAGCAAGCGGCTTATCCGGTGTTGAGCGCCGGGCCCGGCGGCCGGCCGGTACACCTGCGCCAGACCGGCCTGTTCGTCAAGGAACTGTACCCGCGCCTGCTGGAGATGCTGATGCGTTTCAGCATGGCCGACGCGCCGTGCTATTTCGCCTTCCGTTTCGGACTGCACAAGATGGTGGCCGATGCCGGCCAGCGCGGCGTCATCCGGATTCCGCGCATCCGCTACCGCGATGTGGTGCTGTCGCGCCAGCAGTGGTGGGTCGACCGGGACAGCCTGCCGCAGCGCGCCGCCGGCGAAGAGGCGGCCCGCTATCTGCTGCGCCTCGACGCCTGGCGCCGCGCGCATGGCTTGCCGCAGCGCGTGTTCCTGCGGCGTCACCTGGCCGCCAAGGTGCTCGACCGCGACGTTTCCAACGGCAAGAAACCGGTGCTGCTGGACTTCGCGGCGCCGATCATGGCGCGCATGACTGGCCGTATGTTCTCCAGCGCGTTCGACCTGGCCTCGCTCGAGGAAGTGCTGCCCGACAGCGACAACGCGTATGCATCCCATGGCGGCCAGCGCTACGCCAGCGAAATCATCTTTGAAGTAACCCCGGGTACGCCCACCTTGTGACAGAAACGCTATGACCAACATCGATTTCACCGACGACGACGTACGTAAATCCCTGCTCCGCTTTTCATTGCCGATGATGCTGTTGGCGTTGATGGATTACGCCGGCATGTTCATCAACCTGGGCTGGCTGATGGCGCTCACCGACGAGAGCGACTTGCCCGCGACCTTGCGCATCTCGGTGGCGGTGGTGGGCCTGCTCGAGGCGGTGCTTGGCGGCCTGCTGGCTGCGATATACATCTACGCTAACCAGGCATTCGGCCGTAAAGACCATGCCACGGCGCGCTACCTGATCAACTTCGGCTTCGGTTGCAGCCTGGTCATCTCCGTTCTGATCGCCGCCAGCGGCGGCGTTTGGGCTGCGGGCCTGATATCGATGTTCGGCGTCGACGCGGATATCAAGCAGCAGGTGCTGCGCTACCTGCAAGTCTACTGGTTCGGCTACGTCATCATCATGCTGCATATGTACGCAGGCCTGCTGGCGCGCATGGCGGGCGCGGTGGTGGTGATTCGCCGCTTCAAGATCACCAGTTTCATGAGCGCGCTGGTGCTGAGTCCGTGCCTGATCTGGCTGGCGGTGCGCCACGAATACGATCCGATGCAGGCTGCTGCCCTGGCGTTGATCGGCTCGCGCGCGTGCGGCCTGCTGGTATTGGCGTACGACATGGGCAAGCGCGCCGTCTTCCCTTTCCGGCTGGGCGTGGAATTGCGCGTGCTGCCGCTATTTAGCGAATGGAAGCCGATGATCAAGCTGGGCGGCGCCGAAACCCTGAACGCGTTTTCGCTCAAGCTGTCGTTCTACCTGCTGTACCTGATGCTGTCCTACTTCGAGGCCGGTACGCTGGAAGCGGTCACCATCTCGCAGTATTTCACCGGTTTTGTGCAGACCGTGCTGATGGGCGCGATCACGTCGATGATTCCGTTTGCCGCGCAAAACGGCGGTTGCGGCAAGATTGCCCATATCGGTACTGGCGTGCGCTGGATGGCGATGCGCGTGTTCGTGCTGTGCGTGCTCCTGATGCTGCCGTTCATCCTGCTGGCGCCGCTGTTCATGCATGTCTTTATTCCCGACCCTGCGGTGGCCGCCAAGGCGCTGGACTATATCCGCATCACCTCGCTGCCCTGGGCGTGCCTGATGGCGTCGTTCCCATTCCTGTTTGCCATTATCGGCCTGGGCGATACGCGCGGCACCCTGGCACTGACCATCTGGTCCATGTACATCTGCACGCTGCTGCCGGTGCTGGCGGTACG includes these proteins:
- a CDS encoding lantibiotic dehydratase; this translates as MSTSSTLVPYVVVRANNLPLDSLSALMGAQQSEQRLAALHTARERLDAMRGQVCALLFELASTGCAEYRLMIAAKRAIFSRAAIASVLARFGKLLASHDALLPWLRQAQAVQQQEAALLALFDRATEDARAAARVLVRQPSFLQGLAMTRGQVYRAALAYAGSVSVQGKKALNDEETLFRYLTRGIAKVSPFSSFTSVGFAPLQAGAEERATLLRSRRSEDRFSLDRATLMKLFERFLLRHYAHWRFRLTENCREVDGEQHYYLFGDRADVYPYRTSFSKTRFPNVALFAAEDGQPGWLSWNTIAQRLPAGADPAAVLQKWLMAGVLNFQPRLDEESAHLLQDFLAIARSVAATDASAAPVAEVLAEMDTAYRQFPGADPATLFERVDALHGGLQTLSALLGWPLVKTGGLVYHDSYLPELAPLSEAMVGNYGAQIREFVAHYLGYNFNSGYSDAMLATLRAALAGGRTMKVFDFYELVQQTVARHAADRVQPESKTLRLIGLYEQIWARRGAAEIVLDAVPAAPARGISFAAYGHLMDGCFVLNNIDSGYLRCYSRFFTFGASGDVLEQCRAAYGAELEEAYDIYDTFGFNTAFRPRICGRRIWLDGAPDSGGADVRLSELSVHWPEQAAYPVLSAGPGGRPVHLRQTGLFVKELYPRLLEMLMRFSMADAPCYFAFRFGLHKMVADAGQRGVIRIPRIRYRDVVLSRQQWWVDRDSLPQRAAGEEAARYLLRLDAWRRAHGLPQRVFLRRHLAAKVLDRDVSNGKKPVLLDFAAPIMARMTGRMFSSAFDLASLEEVLPDSDNAYASHGGQRYASEIIFEVTPGTPTL
- a CDS encoding MATE family efflux transporter is translated as MTNIDFTDDDVRKSLLRFSLPMMLLALMDYAGMFINLGWLMALTDESDLPATLRISVAVVGLLEAVLGGLLAAIYIYANQAFGRKDHATARYLINFGFGCSLVISVLIAASGGVWAAGLISMFGVDADIKQQVLRYLQVYWFGYVIIMLHMYAGLLARMAGAVVVIRRFKITSFMSALVLSPCLIWLAVRHEYDPMQAAALALIGSRACGLLVLAYDMGKRAVFPFRLGVELRVLPLFSEWKPMIKLGGAETLNAFSLKLSFYLLYLMLSYFEAGTLEAVTISQYFTGFVQTVLMGAITSMIPFAAQNGGCGKIAHIGTGVRWMAMRVFVLCVLLMLPFILLAPLFMHVFIPDPAVAAKALDYIRITSLPWACLMASFPFLFAIIGLGDTRGTLALTIWSMYICTLLPVLAVRLLIGGSVQAAAWAEAVAAVLTFLGCYLYYVGKERQLLRQAPAAPASSGASAPVSAEAA